The following proteins are encoded in a genomic region of Vulpes vulpes isolate BD-2025 chromosome X, VulVul3, whole genome shotgun sequence:
- the BGN gene encoding biglycan, which translates to MPTMWPLWLVASLLALSQALPFEQKGFWDFTLDDGLPMLNDEEASGAETTSGVPDLDALTPTYSAMCPFGCHCHLRVVQCSDLGLKAVPKEISPDTMLLDLQNNDISELRADDFKGLHHLYALVLVNNKISKIHEKAFSPLRKLQKLYISKNHLVEIPPNLPSSLVELRIHDNRIRKVPKGVFSGLRNMNCIEMGGNPLENSGFEPGAFDGLKLNYLRISEAKLTGIPKDLPETLNELHLDHNKIQAIELEDLLRYSKLYRLGLGHNQIRMIENGSLSFLPTLRELHLDNNKLSRVPSGLPDLKLLQVVYLHTNNITKVGVNDFCPVGFGVKRAYYNGISLFNNPVPYWEVQPATFRCVTDRLAIQFGNYKK; encoded by the exons ATGCCCACCATGTGGCCCCTGTGGCTCGTCGCCTCCCTGCTGGCCCTGAGCCAGGCCCTGCCCTTTGAGCAGAAGGGCTTCTGGGACTTCACCCTGGACGACGGGCTGCCCATGCTGAACGACGAGGAGGCTTCAGGCGCTGAGACAACTTCAGGCGTCCCGGACCTGGACGCCCTCACGCCCACCTACAGCGCCATGTGTCCTTTTGGCTGCCACTGCCACCTGCGGGTTGTTCAGTGCTCCGACCTGG gtCTGAAGGCCGTGCCCAAGGAGATCTCACCCGACACCATGCTGCTGGACCTGCAGAACAACGACATCTCGGAGCTCCGCGCCGATGACTTCAAGGGCCTCCACCACCTCTAC gctctcGTCCTGGTGAACAACAAGATCTCCAAGATCCACGAGAAGGCCTTCAGCCCCCTGCGGAAGCTGCAGAAGCTCTACATCTCCAAGAACCACCTGGTGGAGATCCCTCCCAACCTGCCCAGCTCCCTGGTGGAGCTCCGCATCCATGACAACCGCATCCGCAAGGTGCCAAAGGGCGTGTTCAGCGGGCTGCGAAACATGAACTGCATCG AGATGGGCGGGAACCCCCTGGAAAACAGTGGCTTTGAGCCTGGAGCCTTCGATGGCCTGAAGCTCAACTACCTGCGCATCTCTGAGGCCAAGCTCACGGGCATCCCCAAAG ACCTCCCCGAGACCCTGAATGAACTCCACCTGGACCACAACAAAATCCAGGCCATCGAGCTGGAGGACCTGCTCCGTTACTCCAAGCTGTACAG GTTGGGCCTGGGCCACAACCAGATCCGCATGATCGAGAACGGGAGCCTAAGCTTCCTGCCCACCCTGCGGGAGCTGCACTTGGATAATAACAAGCTGTCCAGGGTGCCTTCCGGCCTTCCGGACCTCAAGCTCCTCCAG gtgGTGTACCTGCACACCAACAACATCACCAAGGTGGGCGTCAACGACTTCTGCCCTGTGGGCTTCGGGGTCAAGCGGGCCTACTACAACGGCATCAGCCTCTTCAATAACCCCGTGCCCTACTGGGAGGTGCAGCCGGCCACTTTCCGCTGCGTCACTGACCGCCTGGCCATCCAGTTTGGCAACTACAAAAAGTAG